One region of Ptiloglossa arizonensis isolate GNS036 chromosome 8, iyPtiAriz1_principal, whole genome shotgun sequence genomic DNA includes:
- the Tango10 gene encoding transport and golgi organization 10 has translation MDTNKQAEEVDNSHTVLLKIATVYAERLMNDICLVVDGIEYPAHRLILCASSDVFQVMLMSPQWSESQESRVTLQETPQCAPIFSEFLRYFYTGRIRINYGVVLPILSLADKYNVKDLISLCLDYMQNHIALAAIHGTLVSWLQYTLNCGHHNITQACQNFIKWNLELVAKTADFGNFDIDILVSLLHQSNLVVKDEMTLLKCLESWLDHQAVRLKSQMSHDELEVTLKQLVIAVMSPVRFPMMSPRQLADLLLSPLTKKYKEFFVERMFIGMSFHTGQLDRVKEVSCNEENGALLFEPRLYTVDTCSSLLTIENFHSLPSYHTRTLVFSSHSCLAEYAGDLACEWVVDIYPKGVWFKQFFLIVWQGTVEMPEHVKRSVRLSLTCKEPPVNSDTDMRVKIGVLIYGLQDGVEHIARVTEIIHRFSQEDRVLNLDDLLPYEELNPKRSSVLETTSPFLVGPNKDMLKLHIVISPAN, from the exons ATGGATACAAATAAACAAGCGGAAGAA GTTGAtaattcacatacagttctaTTAAAGATAGCAACAGTATATGCTGAACGTCTTATGAATGATATTTGTCTTGTTGTTGATGGTATAGAATATCCAGCACATCGCCTTATACTTTGTGCTTCTAGTGATGTTTTCCAA GTAATGTTAATGAGTCCACAATGGAGTGAATCGCAAGAAAGTAGAGTAACCCTTCAAGAAACACCACAATGTGCACCTATATTTAGTGAATTTTTGCGGTACTTTTACACTGGTCGAATAAGAATTAATTATGGAGTTGTCTTACCAATATTATCTTTAGCGGATAAGTATAATGTGAAAGATTTAATATCACTGTGTCTTGATTATATGCAAAATCATATCGCATTAGCTGCCATACATGGCACTCTAGTATCATGGTTACAATATACTTTGAATTGTGGTCATCATAATATTACTCAAGCATGTCAGAATTTTATCAAATGGAATTTGGAATTGGTAGCTAAGACTGCAGATTTTGGAAACTTCGATATAGATATTTTAGTATCATTATTACATCAAAGTAATTTAGTAGTGAAGGATGAGATGACATTACTAAAGTGCCTGGAATCTTGGTTGGATCATCAGGCAGTTCGTTTAAAATCTCAAATGTCACATGATGAATTAGAAGTTACACTGAAACAATTGGTGATAGCTGTGATGTCTCCAGTTAGATTTCCAATGATGTCTCCTCGACAATTAGCAGATTTACTATTATCTCCTTTGACAAAGAAGTATAAAGAATTTTTTGTAGAACGAATGTTCATTGGAATGTCATTTCATACAGGTCAGTTAGATAGAGTCAAAGAAGTGAGTTGTAATGAGGAGAATGGTGCATTACTATTTGAACCACGACTATACACTGTAGATACTTGTAGTTCCCTACTTACAatagaaaattttcatagtttacCCTCTTATCATACCAGAACTCTTGTGTTTTCAAGTCATTCGTGTTTGGCAGAATATGCTGGCGATCTCGCGTGTGAGTGGGTTGTAGACATATATCCCAAAGGAGTCtggtttaaacaattttttttaatagtttggcaaggaacggtagagatgCCCGAACATGTAAAACGATCGGTTAGATTATCACTTACATGTAAGGAGCCTCCAGTAAATAGCGATACTGatatgcgtgtgaaaataggtgTACTAATTTATGGATTACAAGATGGTGTTGAGCATATTGCAAGAGTTACTGAAATTATTCACAGGTTTAGTCAAGAAGACCGTGTTCTTAATTTGGATGATCTTTTACCGTATGAAGAACTCAATCCAAAACGAAGTTCTGTACTGGAAACTACATCTCCTTTTTTAGTAGGTCCAAACAAAGACATGCTTAAATTGCACATTGTTATTTCCCCAGCCAATTAA